The Thiomicrorhabdus lithotrophica DNA segment TAACCAGACTTGTTCAGCTCGGTCATAGAGTTGAGAACGCGCCTCAATAATAAATTGTTCCGATTGTTCACAAAGCTGCTGAATATCAACAGCATCTATCAGAAACTTTGTCGATGCTTTTATCTGTTTTTTCTTTGCAAACGCAATAAACTCCTCAACGGCATGTTGCGTAATTCCCACCGCTACACTGGCAAAAGACAGACTTGCCAATGTTTCCAACGGGCAAAAGAAGATAGGATCATCCAATATCGGTTCTTCAGCCAATGAGAACGTATAACGATTGGGTACCGATACCGATTCAACACTAAAATCATGGCTACCTGTAGCCCGCATTCCAAACACACTCCAAGTATCGTGTTTGATTACCTGGTTCGCTGGCACAGCAATGGCTCGAATTTCATCATCCTTAGTATCATCTTTAGCATTAAAACGACAATTGGCGGTAAACCAGGTGGCATAATTTGAGCCACTGGCATACGCCCAACGACCTGAGACTTCATAGCCATTTTTAACTGTTTTCGCCTTACCACTTGGCATACCCGATCCCGCAATCACTGCTCGCTCTGGTGAAAATATTTCATAAGCTATCTGCTCTTCCATAAAGCCAGAGAATAAACCTCCTCCTGCTCCAATCATCACCAACCAGCCTGTTGCACCATCAGCCGAAGCAACCAACTCAAACACTTTCAAAGCAGTAGGTAAATCAGTGGGTTCACCCCGATATTTTTCAGGGATGAACAAACGGAATAATCTGTGTTCTATAATCGCTTCCAAAACATCGTCACGCAAGCGACCTAGCTGTTCTGAAGCTTCAGCTTCCTCTCTAATAATAGATAATATAGATTGAACTTTTTGAAGTAACAATTCAGAAGACGGGAGTTGAGACATAGTATTTATTAGAATTCATTTTGTGTTTTAAAAAAGATTATAGACAAGTAAACAACTCATCTTCAGGCAAACGAGATTTAGGAAGTTGGGAATTAAAATCATCTTCTGCCTGATAACCTAAAGCAACTACGGCTACCGCTGTTAAACCTTGGCTGGGTAAATCAAACACTTGGTTTAAAACCTCTAAATCTACGCCTTCAATGGGTACCGCATCAATTCCCAACGCCCCCGCACCCAAAAGAATGGTACCGATATTTAGATAAACCTGTTTTTGAATCCAGCACTCAACGTCATTCCAATTTTGGCGATGTAAATCAGTGTAAAAACCACGCACCTTTAATGCTAAGATTTTACCCTCAGGTTTAGGAAAACGACCATCTAGATCTTCTTGATCGGTAATTTTTTGCAGATAGCCATCACTAATTTCCGTTTTAGCACAGAATAGAATCACATGCGAAGCATCCAAAATCTTAGGGTTATTTGCACTATAAGCTCCCTCAGCCCCTTTT contains these protein-coding regions:
- a CDS encoding acyl-CoA dehydrogenase family protein, yielding MSQLPSSELLLQKVQSILSIIREEAEASEQLGRLRDDVLEAIIEHRLFRLFIPEKYRGEPTDLPTALKVFELVASADGATGWLVMIGAGGGLFSGFMEEQIAYEIFSPERAVIAGSGMPSGKAKTVKNGYEVSGRWAYASGSNYATWFTANCRFNAKDDTKDDEIRAIAVPANQVIKHDTWSVFGMRATGSHDFSVESVSVPNRYTFSLAEEPILDDPIFFCPLETLASLSFASVAVGITQHAVEEFIAFAKKKQIKASTKFLIDAVDIQQLCEQSEQFIIEARSQLYDRAEQVWLGVKQRKKLPEDIIEQTNENAIEMVQNCVKTVDALKAHSGMMAVFTSSYFGRAWRDLHTLSQHTIVAAKNEL
- the nfsB gene encoding oxygen-insensitive NAD(P)H nitroreductase — protein: MNIVEVAKARYATKKFDASKRISNEDFSQIKALLRLSPSSINSQPWHFIIADSAEGKQQIAKGAEGAYSANNPKILDASHVILFCAKTEISDGYLQKITDQEDLDGRFPKPEGKILALKVRGFYTDLHRQNWNDVECWIQKQVYLNIGTILLGAGALGIDAVPIEGVDLEVLNQVFDLPSQGLTAVAVVALGYQAEDDFNSQLPKSRLPEDELFTCL